A genomic region of Friedmanniella luteola contains the following coding sequences:
- a CDS encoding rhamnulokinase gives MTVVPPPEPVAPRPEPVEGPSTGSAHRPAVFGAIDIGASSGRVVAGVLDDDGLRLEVVHRFPNGATEVDGHLRWDLSGLFAEVLTGLAALAARHPGVRSVGIDTWAVDYGLLDADGHLLAQPVAYRDDRTDAVVDLVHRRVDPARLYAVTGLQFLPFNTLYQLSAERQGPLWPRVAQALLLPDLLAYWLTGERRTEATNASTTGLLDAGTRTWSRELLEALGLPLELFPPLVQPGETLGPLLPEVAARTGLAPGTTVVAVGSHDTASAVVGVPAEGRSFAYVSSGTWSLVGLELDAPVLTPASRAANFTNEGGVDGRTRYLRNEGGLWLLQESLRSWAGAGEPVDQDALLAEAAALPPGGPTFDVDAPDLIAPGDMPARIRRAVAASGQELPGAPAAVARSILDSLAVAYARTTAEAEALAGQTVDVVHVVGGGSRNALLCQLTADLSGRLVLSGPVEATALGNLAVQARAAGLLPADLESLRRTLRRGLTLATYTPTTTGRAARLSSSVTSSPGGRPAPVHRGG, from the coding sequence GTGACCGTCGTCCCGCCCCCTGAGCCCGTCGCCCCGCGCCCTGAGCCCGTCGAAGGGCCGTCGACAGGCTCAGCCCACCGGCCGGCCGTCTTCGGCGCGATCGACATCGGTGCGTCCAGCGGCCGGGTGGTCGCGGGAGTGCTGGACGACGACGGGCTGCGGCTGGAGGTCGTGCACCGCTTCCCCAACGGGGCGACCGAGGTCGACGGCCACCTCCGCTGGGACCTGAGCGGGCTGTTCGCCGAGGTGCTGACCGGCCTGGCCGCGCTGGCCGCCCGCCACCCCGGGGTGCGCAGCGTCGGCATCGACACCTGGGCCGTCGACTACGGCCTGCTCGACGCCGACGGCCACCTGCTGGCCCAGCCGGTGGCCTACCGCGACGACCGGACCGACGCCGTCGTCGACCTCGTGCACCGCCGGGTCGACCCGGCCCGGCTCTACGCGGTCACGGGCCTGCAGTTCCTGCCCTTCAACACCCTCTACCAGCTCTCCGCCGAGCGGCAGGGGCCGCTCTGGCCGCGCGTGGCGCAGGCCCTGCTGCTGCCCGACCTGCTGGCGTACTGGCTCACCGGGGAGCGGCGGACCGAGGCGACCAACGCCTCCACCACCGGCCTCCTCGACGCCGGCACGCGCACCTGGTCCCGGGAGCTGCTCGAGGCGCTCGGGCTGCCGCTGGAGCTGTTCCCGCCGCTGGTCCAGCCGGGTGAGACCCTCGGTCCGCTGCTGCCCGAGGTCGCGGCCCGGACCGGCCTCGCCCCCGGCACCACCGTCGTCGCCGTCGGCTCCCACGACACCGCCTCGGCCGTCGTCGGGGTGCCGGCCGAGGGCCGTTCGTTCGCCTACGTCTCCTCGGGCACCTGGTCGCTGGTCGGCCTGGAGCTGGACGCCCCCGTGCTGACCCCCGCGAGCCGGGCCGCCAACTTCACCAACGAGGGCGGGGTGGACGGCCGCACCCGCTACCTGCGCAACGAGGGCGGCCTGTGGCTGCTGCAGGAGAGCCTGCGCAGCTGGGCCGGAGCGGGTGAGCCCGTCGACCAGGACGCCCTGCTCGCCGAGGCGGCCGCGCTGCCACCCGGGGGCCCGACCTTCGACGTCGACGCCCCCGACCTGATCGCGCCCGGGGACATGCCGGCGCGGATCCGGCGGGCCGTCGCGGCCTCCGGCCAGGAGCTGCCCGGGGCGCCAGCCGCGGTCGCCCGCAGCATCCTCGACTCCCTCGCCGTCGCCTACGCCCGGACCACCGCCGAGGCCGAGGCGCTCGCCGGGCAGACCGTCGACGTCGTGCACGTCGTCGGGGGCGGCAGCCGCAACGCGCTGCTCTGCCAGCTGACGGCCGACCTGTCCGGTCGCCTCGTGCTCTCCGGGCCGGTCGAGGCCACCGCGCTCGGCAACCTCGCCGTGCAGGCCCGGGCGGCCGGTCTGCTGCCCGCCGACCTGGAGTCGCTCCGTCGCACCCTCCGCCGCGGGCTCACCCTGGCGACCTACACCCCGACGACCACCGGCCGGGCCGCTAGATTGTCCTCTTCGGTGACCAGCAGTCCCGGCGGGCGGCCCGCCCCCGTGCACCGCGGAGGGTAG
- a CDS encoding LacI family DNA-binding transcriptional regulator → MSSVARKASISMKDVAALAKVSLGTVSNVVNSPELVSPPTRERVETAIAKLGWVPNASARQLRAGRSSSVGLVVMDIANPFFTDVLLGVEDHVLQRGYSVQVGNSASQPQREDDQLRLFEQQRVRGVLCAPIWGVNQRVDDLRRRGIPVVVVDRAPEESGFCSVSVDDVEGGRLAVDHLIRLGHRSIALVGGPGRLQQIRDRRLGADLARAEHGDVVDLLALSTSSLDTTAGVLAADELAAMPDRERPTAVFAANDLLAIGLLQGFVTHGLRVPEDMALIGYDDISFAAAAAVPLSSVRQPRVDLGRRAAELLFEEIEALDDDRPHEHQSVRFTPTLVVRRSTAGGGQGRRG, encoded by the coding sequence GTGTCCAGCGTGGCGCGCAAGGCCTCGATCAGCATGAAGGACGTGGCCGCCCTGGCGAAGGTCTCGCTGGGCACGGTCTCCAACGTCGTCAACTCCCCCGAGCTGGTCAGCCCGCCCACCCGGGAGCGCGTCGAGACGGCCATCGCCAAGCTGGGCTGGGTGCCGAACGCCTCGGCCCGGCAGCTGCGCGCGGGCCGCAGCAGCTCCGTCGGGCTGGTCGTCATGGACATCGCCAACCCCTTCTTCACCGACGTCCTGCTCGGGGTCGAGGACCACGTGCTGCAGCGCGGCTACTCCGTCCAGGTCGGCAACAGCGCCTCCCAGCCGCAGCGCGAGGACGACCAGCTGCGGCTCTTCGAGCAGCAGCGCGTCCGCGGCGTGCTGTGCGCGCCGATCTGGGGGGTCAACCAGCGGGTCGACGACCTCCGGCGGCGCGGCATCCCCGTCGTGGTCGTGGACCGGGCGCCCGAGGAGTCCGGCTTCTGCTCGGTGTCGGTCGACGACGTCGAGGGCGGGCGGCTGGCCGTGGACCACCTGATCCGCCTCGGGCACCGCAGCATCGCGCTCGTCGGCGGGCCCGGGCGGCTCCAGCAGATCCGCGACCGGCGCCTGGGCGCCGACCTGGCCCGGGCCGAGCACGGCGACGTCGTCGACCTGCTGGCCCTCTCCACCAGCAGCCTCGACACCACCGCCGGCGTCCTCGCGGCCGACGAGCTGGCGGCGATGCCCGACCGGGAGCGCCCGACGGCCGTCTTCGCGGCCAACGACCTGCTGGCGATCGGGCTGCTGCAGGGCTTCGTCACCCATGGCCTGCGGGTGCCCGAGGACATGGCGCTGATCGGCTACGACGACATCAGCTTCGCTGCGGCGGCGGCGGTCCCGCTCTCCTCGGTACGGCAGCCGCGCGTCGACCTCGGCCGGCGGGCCGCGGAGCTGCTCTTCGAGGAGATCGAGGCCCTGGACGACGACCGGCCGCACGAGCACCAGAGCGTCCGGTTCACCCCGACGCTGGTGGTCCGGCGCTCCACCGCGGGAGGCGGTCAGGGCCGGCGCGGCTGA
- a CDS encoding putative quinol monooxygenase, translated as MFALVVRFNLTDDDAAARFDALVADLLPQIAAHEPGTLTYAVHTVHDAPLSRLFYESYRDRDAHAEHERQPHTAHFLQAKDALLVDARVEFLTPTGSGT; from the coding sequence GTGTTCGCCCTGGTCGTCCGCTTCAACCTGACCGACGATGACGCCGCCGCCCGCTTCGACGCCCTGGTCGCCGACCTGCTGCCGCAGATCGCCGCGCACGAGCCCGGCACCCTCACCTACGCCGTCCACACCGTCCACGACGCCCCGCTCTCGCGGCTGTTCTACGAGTCCTACCGCGACCGCGACGCCCACGCCGAGCACGAGCGGCAGCCGCACACGGCGCACTTCCTGCAGGCCAAGGACGCGCTGCTGGTCGACGCGCGGGTGGAGTTCCTGACCCCGACCGGCAGCGGCACCTAG
- a CDS encoding ribose-5-phosphate isomerase translates to MSDKIRLLVGSDSAGFDYKDAIYADMQADDRVEVVDLGVYAGDLDGGSYPSVAIAAGEKIRAGEADRAILFCGTGIGVAIAANKVPGIRATVAHDSFSVERSILSNDCQVLTLGQRVIGLQLARRLAKEWLGYVFDPSTPSGPKVDEIVEYEDSLTG, encoded by the coding sequence ATGAGTGACAAGATCCGCCTGCTCGTCGGCAGCGACAGCGCCGGCTTCGACTACAAGGACGCCATCTACGCCGACATGCAGGCCGACGACCGGGTCGAGGTCGTCGACCTCGGGGTCTACGCCGGTGACCTCGACGGGGGCTCCTACCCCTCCGTGGCCATCGCGGCCGGCGAGAAGATCCGGGCCGGCGAGGCCGACCGCGCCATCCTGTTCTGCGGCACGGGCATCGGGGTGGCCATCGCCGCCAACAAGGTGCCGGGCATCCGCGCCACCGTCGCGCACGACTCCTTCAGCGTCGAGCGCTCGATCCTGTCCAACGACTGCCAGGTGCTGACGCTGGGGCAGCGGGTCATCGGCCTGCAGCTCGCCCGTCGGCTGGCCAAGGAGTGGCTCGGCTACGTCTTCGACCCGAGCACCCCCTCCGGCCCCAAGGTCGACGAGATCGTCGAGTACGAGGACTCCCTCACCGGCTGA
- a CDS encoding dihydroxyacetone kinase family protein has protein sequence MTHVHNDPADFKDQILRGFAAAYPAHVERVEGASGFVRAGGPGEGKVSLLVGGGSGHYPSYNGVVGTGFADAAVLGDLFASPSAEQVYRVGRAADGGAGVVLSFGNYAGDRLNFAVAADRLRADGIDTRIVYVTDDIASGPADQRDQRRGIAGTFTVYKIGGAAAEAGLDLDGVERVMRAANAVTSSFGVAFDGCTMPGADAPLFHVEPGQMDFGLGIHGEPGISSAPWMPASELAAQLVEKVLAERPDGVSGRAAVLLNGLGATKYEELFVLFGDVAALLADAGVELVAPEVGELVTSLDMAGCSLSVTWLDAELEGYWTAPADTPAFKRGNAVRTQRSTPRRRAVPESEADAAEEASEASVAAAAVARRAVAALQAVVEEHKEQLGQLDAVAGDGDHGIGMSRGATAAAEAAEQSRGGVQTVLSAAGAAFGDRAGGTSGILWGVLLDGIGQGLGNTEEVTTARAVEAVRAAVQKLQTFSKAELGDKTMLDALFPFVDALEAEVQGGAALGPAWRRAAEVAVRAADETAALTPRIGRARPLAERSVGTPDPGAVSLGMIVSAVGVVLDEAPSAS, from the coding sequence ATGACCCACGTGCACAACGACCCCGCCGACTTCAAGGACCAGATCCTCCGCGGCTTCGCGGCCGCGTACCCCGCGCACGTGGAACGGGTCGAGGGCGCGTCCGGCTTCGTCCGGGCCGGCGGGCCGGGGGAGGGCAAGGTCAGCCTGCTGGTCGGCGGCGGCTCGGGGCACTACCCGTCCTACAACGGCGTGGTGGGCACCGGCTTCGCCGACGCCGCCGTGCTGGGCGACCTCTTCGCGTCGCCGTCGGCCGAGCAGGTCTACCGGGTGGGGCGTGCGGCCGACGGCGGGGCCGGCGTGGTGCTGTCCTTCGGCAACTACGCGGGCGACCGGCTGAACTTCGCCGTCGCCGCGGACCGGCTGCGGGCCGACGGCATCGACACCCGGATCGTCTACGTCACCGACGACATCGCCTCCGGCCCGGCCGACCAGCGCGACCAGCGTCGTGGCATCGCCGGCACTTTCACCGTCTACAAGATCGGCGGCGCCGCCGCCGAGGCCGGCCTCGACCTCGACGGGGTCGAGCGGGTGATGCGGGCGGCCAACGCCGTCACCTCGTCGTTCGGCGTGGCCTTCGACGGCTGCACCATGCCGGGTGCCGACGCCCCGCTCTTCCACGTCGAGCCCGGCCAGATGGACTTCGGGCTCGGGATCCACGGTGAGCCGGGGATCAGCTCGGCGCCGTGGATGCCGGCGAGCGAGCTGGCCGCGCAGCTGGTCGAGAAGGTGCTGGCCGAGCGCCCCGACGGCGTGAGCGGCCGGGCCGCCGTCCTGCTCAACGGTCTCGGCGCCACCAAGTACGAGGAGCTGTTCGTGCTCTTCGGCGACGTGGCCGCCCTGCTCGCCGACGCGGGGGTCGAGCTGGTGGCCCCGGAGGTCGGCGAGCTGGTCACCAGCCTGGACATGGCGGGCTGCTCGCTGTCGGTGACCTGGCTCGACGCCGAGCTCGAGGGCTACTGGACCGCCCCGGCCGACACCCCCGCCTTCAAGCGCGGCAACGCCGTCCGGACCCAGCGCAGCACCCCCCGCCGGCGGGCGGTGCCGGAGAGCGAGGCCGACGCCGCCGAGGAGGCCAGCGAGGCCTCCGTCGCCGCGGCCGCCGTGGCCCGGCGGGCCGTCGCCGCCCTGCAGGCCGTCGTGGAGGAGCACAAGGAGCAGCTGGGCCAGCTGGACGCGGTGGCCGGCGACGGCGACCACGGCATCGGCATGTCCCGCGGGGCGACCGCCGCCGCCGAGGCGGCCGAGCAGAGCCGGGGCGGGGTGCAGACGGTGCTCAGCGCGGCCGGCGCGGCCTTCGGCGACCGGGCCGGCGGCACCAGCGGCATCCTCTGGGGCGTCCTGCTGGACGGGATCGGCCAGGGCCTCGGCAACACCGAGGAGGTCACGACCGCCCGCGCCGTCGAGGCCGTCCGCGCGGCGGTGCAGAAGCTGCAGACGTTCAGCAAGGCCGAGCTGGGCGACAAGACCATGCTCGACGCGCTGTTCCCGTTCGTCGACGCCCTCGAGGCGGAGGTGCAGGGCGGTGCTGCGCTGGGGCCGGCCTGGCGGCGTGCCGCCGAGGTGGCCGTCCGGGCCGCCGACGAGACCGCCGCCCTGACCCCGCGGATCGGCCGGGCCCGCCCGCTGGCCGAGCGCAGCGTCGGCACGCCCGACCCGGGCGCGGTCTCCCTGGGGATGATCGTGAGCGCCGTCGGCGTTGTGCTGGATGAAGCCCCCTCCGCGAGCTGA
- a CDS encoding DeoR/GlpR family DNA-binding transcription regulator translates to MTAAETGSPRERKTETRKRLITEAVLDSGSATAQDLATRFGVSIVTIHRDLDELERRGVVRKFHGGVTAQPSGIFESQMSYRLATMTSEKRAIAETALQHVHPGMSILLDDSTTTLKMVDGLPDRAPLHVATTFVAGLRQLSELTHDHNLTVIGIGGRYDVAHDSFVGVQTNEQVRGLHVDAVFMSTSAVSATDMFHQEEQIVALKREMLNSASKKYLLVDHTKLGRLALLKIASLTELDLIITDAGADPEVLAAWAAAGIDYAVAS, encoded by the coding sequence ATGACGGCAGCTGAGACGGGCTCCCCGCGCGAGCGGAAGACCGAGACCCGCAAGCGGCTGATCACCGAGGCGGTGCTGGACTCCGGCTCGGCCACCGCGCAGGACCTGGCCACCCGCTTCGGGGTCAGCATCGTCACCATCCACCGGGACCTCGACGAGCTGGAGCGCCGGGGCGTGGTCCGGAAGTTCCACGGCGGCGTCACCGCGCAGCCGTCCGGCATCTTCGAGTCGCAGATGTCCTACCGGCTGGCCACCATGACGTCGGAGAAGCGGGCGATCGCGGAGACGGCCCTGCAGCACGTCCACCCCGGGATGTCGATCCTGCTGGACGACAGCACGACCACCCTCAAGATGGTCGACGGGCTGCCCGACCGGGCGCCGCTGCACGTGGCCACCACCTTCGTCGCCGGGCTGCGCCAGCTCAGCGAGCTGACCCACGACCACAACCTCACGGTCATCGGCATCGGCGGGCGCTACGACGTCGCCCACGACTCGTTCGTCGGGGTGCAGACCAACGAGCAGGTGCGCGGCCTGCACGTCGACGCCGTGTTCATGTCCACCTCGGCGGTCTCGGCCACCGACATGTTCCACCAGGAGGAGCAGATCGTCGCCCTCAAGCGCGAGATGCTCAACTCCGCCAGCAAGAAGTACCTGCTCGTCGACCACACCAAGCTGGGCCGCCTGGCGCTGCTCAAGATCGCCTCGCTGACCGAGCTGGACCTGATCATCACCGACGCCGGCGCGGACCCGGAGGTCCTCGCGGCCTGGGCCGCGGCCGGGATCGACTACGCCGTCGCCTCGTGA